A segment of the Cohnella algarum genome:
CAGCCGGTAGTAATCCTGGCTGTCGAGCGGCTGAAGATCCTCGATCGAAATGACCGAGTGCCGGCCGAATACCATTTTATATTGCAGCGCTTTTTGCGACTCGTCGTACGACTTCGGAATGTCTTTCATTTCTTTGCAGCACCGGCCGACGCCGACGGTCACGACAAGGCCGAACTGCCCCCGCATCACGTCGAGAAGCTGCTCCAAAATCGCGAGCGCCCGCAGGTGGTTCTGCTCGGCGTCCCCTTCGGCGAAGCTGAACAGCACCGCCGCTCTCCCCTGGCCCAAATCGATGGCGACGCCCGCGTTTTCGGAATTGATCAGCTCCTCCGCCACGTTGCAGAACGCATACGTATACAGCGTTTCGTCCCGTGCCTGGAAATCGGCCCCTTCCTTGCCGATCTCGGCCGTGCATACGAGGAAACGCTCCGGAAACAGCCGAATGCCCACGGATTCCAAATGGTGCCGGACAGACGGATAATCCGTCCGATACCCGGCCAGCATATCCATCATCATCCGCCATTTCAGCACCGGCTTCGAATCCCGCATATGCTGCTCCAGATTGGACCGGTCCTGCACCAGTTGGTCGAACACCTTTTCCAGATAGGACAGCCCGGATCCCGGCCGCCCCTGCGGAATCCCCGCGCGGAACGACCCCGACATTTTGCCGACGAGCCGGTCGAGCGGCTTGAACGTCCACCGATTCACGTAAAAAAGGGCGAGCAAGGCGAGCGCGACCATGCCGGCGGCGAACGCCATCAGCAAGTTCCGCGTCACCTGCACCGGCTTGTAAATTTGCGACTCCGGCATGATGCTGATGAGCCGCCACCCCATATAGACGGAGTCGTGATAAAATACCGATTGCCGGATTCCGTCCACCTCGCCCGCGAAATAACCGCTGCCCGTTTTGGACAACGCCGTCCGGATGTAGGGGACCTCCTTCAGATTGCGGTAAATTTGCGTTTTGTCGTCGTGCGTAACGACGTTGCCTTCCTTATCGATGATGAACAGGTGGCCAACCTTGTTGTCCCGGAAAACCTCCTTGATCATGTCGTACAGCACGTCTTCCTTGATGTTGACGGCGACCATTCCCTTGCGGTAGCCCGGACTGCTCAGGGTCGGGTAGGAGCGCACGAGCGTGACGACGTCCTGATTTTCGGTGCCGTCCCATACCTTGTGGGTCGTCAGCCATTTTACATACTCGGGCATGTTCTCGTAATCGTCGAGCCAGTTGTCCGCCAACGCGTCGTCGTCCTTGAAATAGGCTTTATCCGTTAAAATGTCACCGCTTACAGAAGAATAAACGAAAATCGATGCGAATTGGGGATTGGTCGTGATGAATTTTTTCAGCTTCGTGCTCAGGGCGTAAAAGTTCTCGTATCGCTGGGAATCCTCCAGGTAACTGTCCAGCATGAAATAAACGAACTCAAGCTCCTCGGTCAGCGTCAGCAAATCCTTCTCCGACTGGCGGAACGCGACTTCGATCTTTTCGTCGACTTGCTTCAACAGGGCCAGGTTCGTGTTCCGCAAATCGCTTTCCAGCTTGCCGACCGT
Coding sequences within it:
- a CDS encoding helix-turn-helix domain-containing protein encodes the protein MKASISTKAMLIYGGVFLLVIALTFWLSYVGTVGKLESDLRNTNLALLKQVDEKIEVAFRQSEKDLLTLTEELEFVYFMLDSYLEDSQRYENFYALSTKLKKFITTNPQFASIFVYSSVSGDILTDKAYFKDDDALADNWLDDYENMPEYVKWLTTHKVWDGTENQDVVTLVRSYPTLSSPGYRKGMVAVNIKEDVLYDMIKEVFRDNKVGHLFIIDKEGNVVTHDDKTQIYRNLKEVPYIRTALSKTGSGYFAGEVDGIRQSVFYHDSVYMGWRLISIMPESQIYKPVQVTRNLLMAFAAGMVALALLALFYVNRWTFKPLDRLVGKMSGSFRAGIPQGRPGSGLSYLEKVFDQLVQDRSNLEQHMRDSKPVLKWRMMMDMLAGYRTDYPSVRHHLESVGIRLFPERFLVCTAEIGKEGADFQARDETLYTYAFCNVAEELINSENAGVAIDLGQGRAAVLFSFAEGDAEQNHLRALAILEQLLDVMRGQFGLVVTVGVGRCCKEMKDIPKSYDESQKALQYKMVFGRHSVISIEDLQPLDSQDYYRLTRMADRVADALKQADAAKMKACVEETLKEAADSNLPPELIRQLAFDLVMKPAQAASSLGVEIGASAGRLNGVYERINRSGSLANVSGIVVSYLESLAGQVEERRSQKGKNAAVERMLRYIGEHFQESDLSLDRLAHEFQLSPTYISKQFKEHTGSNFIDYLIEIRIREAQRLLSGKDMKVNEIAEAVGYMNARSFLRTFKKYAGMTPMEYRDWSARTQTAAGQGEEP